TACACAAATGGCACACAATGGTGAGGGTGACTAATACAGCTGATATTCTGCAGATTCTAGCACATTCATAACGAATGGAAGTACAAAATCTAAAACAGAAAAATTTTCTACCAGATTCAATgttcaatgttgtttttttttaaaaaaactatcTGACAGCCGAAATCAGCTTTTTTTATTGTGGTTGCCGAACTCCTTCCATCGTCACAAATTGGACGCGACTGCCACCATATGGTCGCCATATGAACTGCAGCACTAAATTCACCTCAAGAGTCCAAAACATAACCACACTTAAAAAGTATTTCGATATTGTCAGATTTACTGAATCCACCCTTGTTCATACTACTCAGAAACTCATATAACCATGTGAACTGAATTTAATGGAGTGGTCTCTTTGCTTTCAAGCTTTACTTAATCTATTTGTGTTGGgttaacatgaatattgtttgtttatttaacttAAACTGGGCAGGGGATGTCTAATTAATTCCCAGAATGCTTTACAAGGCACTCTATAGTGAGAGAAAAGTGTTATAAAATGTGTCTAAAGATAATTTAACATCTAATTTAGATGGGTTTCATTTTAAGTATTTGAAATGAGATTGCATGatagttttaattttaaaactaattttgagCCACTGTTcatgattgaatcaagttcatCCAAAGGGGTATTTTTTTAAAGGCCTCTATAAACAGTGAAAAGAGGATCTAAGTGTGCTTATAAAATCATTACACaggtttaatttcatttttattatgaCAAATGTACAAGATTGTAAATAATATGAAAGAAATGACAATACAgttaacaaaaacatcaaaaagaggaacagacaaacacaaaggacatttctaaaagctaaaacCAGATGGCATCTGTCCATCTGCTGTCGAACTACATCAGCCAAATATATCAAAACACTGGTGCTGGCATCCCTCATCAAATAAAGCATAATGTGatgacaaatacaaatataaagtgtCTCATGATGTTGCTTGTACCTTTGTTTTTGAAATTTCACAAGAAGTTAACATTGGCCCAATACTGTCAATAGAAATGTTCTGCAGTCTAGTACCTAATGGTGCCCTTGAGCTTTGCCAAGGGTTCCAAGTTCTCAACTGAGCAGGATAAAATTTGTGAGAAATTAGGGATATATTATCCAAACCTTATGTCCTTATTCTACAAGATAAAAAAGGACTAGAAGATATGTGCATGCcaagcataaacattattttacaagACATTTTTACATAGCTTTTGTTATCAATGCTGACATCCAAAAATTGTACACTGTTTGTTGGGGTTTGGATCAAATGCTTTTCCCTTTGAAAACAGATCATGCCGGGAAATGTTTTAGCAATTAGTATAAAATGGGACTGAGAGACTGAAAACCCTTTAAAGCAACAAAATCAAATGCATGAATGAAAATTACAGATTGACAAACCCTAACTCACTTTGGAGGGCTATAAAATATAGctacaaaatacaaattatgaacAGCTGCAATCGTAAAAGGACTGCTACGTATAGTTTAAATGATTTCTAATATGTTACAGCAAAAACTACAGATATACACACAAGGATAATGTAAGATTATACCATGTTTCTCAAACGGGTTCTATGATTTCAGCGTGTCTGTAGCAGAGGGGTTTCTATCTCTCCCTCGCCACAGTCTGGTGCTCTCTCGACATCACGCTGCTCTAAGAAGAGTTCAAATAGTTTTAATGTCACCAATAACATGAATTTCTCTCTTTAAAAATATAGGATTCATTGTGAACCACAAGACAAATCTCTTTTGTGTGTCTTCTAAGAAAAATGTATTGCTtcataattgataaaaaaaaaaaaaaacagatcatgTCAACATAATTagcatgtaataaaaaaaaaagcaaaacattacaatggttatattaatatatttaaatacagaaattgtgCAGTAGAACAGACACAAGCAGGACTAATGGCAAAAGAAGAATCCCTTTGATGAAATATCTGCACTAAAAAAATTAGATGAACAGGACTAAATGTCTTGATCCAAAGCATCTCTTGTAGAAACGAACTGCACATCGGTGTGGGTAAGAGTCCTCAGAAAATAAAGTCTTTCAGTGGAAGATTTGGCATTTGATGCATTAACAAGCTGCCAGAGTGAATAGTGTTTGAACTTAATCAAAAAAGaagtaaaatgttacaaattaaaaatgaattacatAAATTAGATTTGACGTAACTGAATTTGCCATCAGAAAATGAGCTGTGCTCAAGACAAATTTTCACAACTGGACATTTCTTAGAAATTTGTTAGGAATTTCAGAAATCTGTTACTTTTGCTCTATTGAAGGAAGCATCTGTCCGACCAAGCAATCATTTcagttaaaaatgacaatttcagtaataaatatagtataacaaaacaaaaagcttaTCATgacatcacttaaaaaaaaaacttttctccaCCAAATAACACTTTGAAACCAATCAGTAGAAATTCAAATTTCACTCCAATTAGATTATAAAATATAAGTTGGCCTCAGAGTGGAACATGCTAAAGATATTTGCAATAGTGTGGAACTTCACTGAAATGTGTTTTGTCTACACTCCCTACATAAAAGCCCCACCCACTTTCACTACCACACAAACCATTTCCCATTTACTccacacattttctgttttctctCTGAAATGTGCAATTCACAGCAGTGGAGAAGATCAAATCTCACACAAACTCATCAAGTGAGAAAAACTCAATGTCTCAATAATAGACTCGTGATCTGTAAATGAGCATGGCTATGAGATTAGTGTGTACAAAGAGGTTTTGGAGGTTGTTTCCAGAGAGGGTTGGTTTGTTTGAGAGAGATCACTCTtatcaaacacaaagaaaaacatacttttaaggAATATATGAGGGAGTATCTTAGAAGGAATCTTTCCTTCCCTTGATACTTTTGCTCAGTAAAATATTTACAGCTATTATAAATGTGCCACTGAGGTCAGGATCCGAACAAGACGGCAGCATTCTGTCCCTGGTTTCGTCTGCAGACATGTCTCATGGGGACCGTGTGTTTGTCATGATCCAGAAGAGGTCAAGATCATACATAGATGATGCTGACAGTGCAGGAAGGAGAGGAAGaagtttgaaaaaaagaaaaagtttgtacggttaaaaaaaaagaataccaaGTCTTACAATTGTTCACTGTTGCAGACATAGTCTACAAGGTCTGTAACACCCAAAAGGTCATCTTCGTCTTCATCCTGCGGGGTCAATTCTACGCCATTTGGTGCCATGGGTACGGCTGATGGGGGGTTGGCATTTTTAGGCCCCGCCCCTACACCAGGGCGTGGAATGAGACCTTCCAAACTTTTCATTGGGCTCTGTCCATTAGTGGAAGGAAGATCCACCAAGTTGTAGTTCAGGGGACTGGGCTCTTTGGTGATGGGCTCCTCTGGCTCCTTCTCCGCTGGGCTCTTCTTCACCTCCTCCTCATCCTCACTGTCTTCATCAGAATCGATGCGGTTCACACGCTTGCGTACAGGCCGGTCCTCTTCCTCGGATTCATccgaatcatcatcatcatcttcctcagATTCTCTCCGGCGTTTAAGAGACAGACGTCTGCGCTGCTTCCTGGATTCTTCCTCTGATGAGTCCGCCCTTGTTTTCTTGGGCTTCCTCTCTTCTTCATCAGAGTCAGCGGACTGGAAATTAACTGAAGGACCAAGACAAAAAAGTCATTATGACAGCAAACATCAAATCTGTTTGAAACACTGAAAGTGAAACCCACATGTAAACAGTATAATATCTAGTGACTAGCAAACTGATTGTATCCCCATTGTGTCAGTTAATTGACAATAAACCAAGGAAAAGTGATCATTTGCTGTTATAAAACTGTATTATGTATATGTAAGTATCATAACAGCCACTCTAGTCAGTGGATATCAGTTTTGACCATTGAAATATCAGAGCACACTGTTAATCATcttaactgtataattatttaaaattcttctatctctcctaagtaaccaaattggcccagttgctagggagggtagagtcacatggggtgacctcctcgtggttatcactctcggtggggcacgtggtgagtcgtgcgtggttgcagcggagaatagcgtgaagcctccacatgtgccatgtctcaacaagccaagtgatatgATGTGCGGTTTGAcaatctcagacacggaggcaactgaaattcatcctctgccacccggagtAAGGCGGGTcattatgccaccatgaggacttaagagtgcattgggaatcgggcattccaaattgtggagaaaaataaATTCTTCAATCAATCTAGGTTTGGTTTATATTGTGTCAGAGGACTGATTTCAAGTTAAGTGATACAGCAGTATTATATAAGATTATGGTGATATTATATATAACATCAGGATTAAAACAATTCAGCCCTATAATGAATATGCATATAAACAATGATTATGTTCATTAGATGTAAACAAGGAGTATACGAAACTGACCTTCACTGTCAGAGCTGGAAAGGCATCTACGCTGCTTCTTCTTTCTGTCTTTGTTGGTATCGGCCTGCGAGCCATCGGAATCAGAGCTTTCGCAGTAATTCACTTGCTGCTTACGGCTCCTATGCGACCGTCGACAGCGGACGTCCAGATCACTGTCACTGAATTCACTAGAACCTTCTGTCACTGTAAACAAACAGACACCATCagtatacacaaacacaacaggGGTATTCTATCAGTTAACAGACAGTAAATCACTTCAGCAGAAAGATGAACATTCATTTTGTTCTTTTTCAACTAACCTTCAGAAAATTTAGTAATTTGGGACATGTCTTAGTACAGTTTAAAACCCcgatttgtgtgatttagttaatttcttgtaatatagaTTGCATAACAATGTAAATTAGGTACATTCTATACAATTATGTTGCAGATTTAACATCAAATTAAGTTTAAACTCAGTAGGGGCTGGCTAGTTTGGAAGCAAATAGTGCTTGTAGTTATTAAGAAACTTACTGGTATACTATCTTTAATATctaatttaagaaaatattaagttaaaatgttatataattaaattaataatttctaaatgatttactttaaatattttattttatatttaaagtataaattagtgctgtcagttgatgaaaatatttaattgcaattaatcacagatttcAAAATGAATATATACTTTTTCCTGTCAAAAAGCATCTTATaccttagaaaagaaaacaatatgtaacaatattgttttattaaactttttCCAACAAAgtattccacaatataaagagagaaatgcactaaaatggcaccatttcaaaaaacattaaatgtatttcaaagtctaagtgggaggttgactaaatgAAAGAACTAGTCCACAGTCTTAGTTGCAAAGGGCAttcaatctcttaaactctcttcCTCCATAATTTTAATCCAGGCTCTCCACTTTGCAACAGCAATTGAGCTTTGCACcattttgaactccacatgaaaaccGATTGCAGAGAATGTCTTGTTTTGCTTTGAACGCCGGCactgtacaaataaattataCTTCATCCAAATTGTTCGGTAATACAGTAACACGGAAGCGCAACAAAGGGGCGGGGAAACGCTGATGCTTTACTCCAGCAATGTGAAACAGCGAATACAGCTTTTTATAGGTCCCATCCAAAACGCAGTTGTATGTTTTGTGGTGTGCGCCAGTGTAAATGGCCCCAGATGCCTAGAAGCATCACAAAGTTTCCGCCCTATTCCAACCAGTTTACAGAACTTATACAGAACtgaaatgtcagaatctaataTCAAATTGGTAAATTAGTTATctcgattaagaaaaatgaatgccTTAAACGTTTtaaattaacgtgttaattttgacagcttaagtgtaaacatttgtttgatcATTTTTCTTACAACAACTTTGGTAAGAAGGTTGAATGTGTTATGAGCTGTGCcttaattgctttaaaaaaaaaaaaatctaatgtgcATAATGGAAATTGGCATAAAACCAATAAACATGAAAACCTCACctatctcctcctcctcttcatcagTTTCCAGCTCCTCATCATCAGAGTATCCTCTGGGTTTACGTCTCCTACGTGGCGGTTGTCTTCTACTTCGACTGCGGTTTGCCGTCCGTCTAGGTTTTGTTCGAGGGTCATCACCATTACTCCCAAAGTCGCTGTCCTCTTGGGACGGAAGTTCTGCTTCGCTTTCTCCATCGTTATCAGACGCCACAAACTCCTCCTCCGAACTGGTGACCAATCAGATCAGAGTGAGTGTCACATACAGAGCTTATCAGTCCACTGCCTGGAGAACTGTGAGATTTTTTTGCAGGAAGTAAATGTTGGTTATCGTAATGTTTAACCTCACCTGTTGCTGAGGTGGAACTCGTCCTCGCTCTCCTCCTCATCCGCCATGCTGTCGCTGTCCAGATCGTTGAGACGCCGGCGCTTTTTCCGTTTCTGACATGCAATGGGTCGCCGCGGCCGGCCGTTCTCCTTCCCATCCTCTTGTAGGATGGTGGAAATGTCCTTCCCTCTGTTGCCAGTGATATTTGCCATGTCCTTCCCCCGTCCTGCTCCTGTTTAACAACGTCACATTTGATCATTGTCTAAACTAGAGGTGGACCGATTTTTATCCCTCCGTGTTCCTCTGTGGCCGGTGTTTGAGGATTCTACAGTATAAAAGCAGCCTCTcaagtgaaataaaaaacaatcactgacacctcttggggatttgctgtatctaaatatttcatcattattttgaTCCTAACTTCAATGCATAtttcgttattttgattagataatcaagtgttctttATTGAAACGAGGCcatttaaaggaaaatgtgacaATATAGAAACATGCCCTGTCATCACAtgcattgtgtctccaacttcagatCTAATGAATAATAAGAAACCTTTTTCCTTTTTAAACTTCAGCAGGTGAAATGTACAAAACCCTTAATCTGGCAAATATATAGGCTGGAAAAAGCTGGTGAAATATACAAAAcctttcatctggtgaatatttaGGCTATAAAAAGGTTAATTTGGTTAATGcttaatatagagcattgtaatatAGAGCATGGTAACAGGGCCAAGTCTCAATCCTTTCAAAAtaaagagtccccagtgtgtttccAGCTTGCTTATAGTTAAAAGTCTGCCCATAtgcacaaaatatttattttcttctggtaattattgtgATATTGTTTGcagaataaactgcatctggacaGTTGTAGCCTTTATTTCTGTGCCCGTCTCAGTAAGGATAGAATAAGAcaaacattctataaatcgatttaaaAAACTATCTGCCAGTTAATTGTTTATCAGACTTTCCCTCTACCTTAGGTATAGGCAAAATCCATGATCGGTCTACCTCTACTCTAAACACCATGTTCAGGCTCAAACATCAACATAAATTGCACTAGCACAATTATAAACGTTCCTCTACCTCCTCCTTCGGCCTCTTTGATGTCTTCTTCAATTGCCTCTTCGATTGCttcatcaaactcatcaaatctGAGAAAagcataatacatatatttaataatcaaaatgtcagagaataaaaactttaattctGTAAATACAGCCAGCAGATGATGCACCTGTAGcttatgtatttctttgccctTGTTGATCTCCGTCCCCAACTTTTGCTCTTCTTCACCTCCTTTTTTTCCTTAACCACCACCTCTTCCTTCTCTTCATCCACTTCAACCttcataaatacacaaacttTTAGCTTATAGAGGTGTAAGATAATCATTAATCACCTatgacagaaaataaaataacgtAAAATATTAGCTCTTCCGATGTGGTCACAGTCATTACAGcaaataaacatacagtacagtcaAACACAGCATGCAAGGAGAGCTAATTTGCTGTAAAATAATTCTTGTGCTCTTTGGATAAGGGAGCATCTAAagctatacagtacatttaaatggCAACCAAACACACAAAgaattagttcaccccaaaattctctcatttactcaccattatgtcatcacagatatgaatgactttcttcatCTGTTGAACTCAAAAAAAgactttgaagaatatttcaattcttttagtccatacaatgcatgtgaatgggtgccaaaatttttaagctccaaaaataacataagttagcataaaagtaatatataagactcaagtggttaaattaatgtcttcagaggtgacatgataggtgagggtgagcaacagatcaatatttaagcctttttaacaataaattatcctccctgcacagtcaatctccactttaactgtCACttccttcttgtgtttttggtgaatcacattcttcatgcatatcgccccctactggccagggagaaaaatatataacaaaaaaaagacttaaatattgatttgtttctcaccctcacctatcatatcacttcagaaaatatggattaaaacactggagtcctatggattacttttatgaagtCTTTATGTGCTTCTTGGGGCATACAAATTTTGACCTGCAGAGCGGAAATATACttcttaaatcataatttttgttctgctgaagaatgaaagtcataaacatctgagatggtatgagggtgagtaaatgatgagagaattttcatttttgggtgaactatccctttaaaggcaaAACACACTTTTCATAAGGTTGATCACTTAGGTTCATCAAGTCCATTATTATATCTTAAAATAATAGTTCAGCTTCATGACAGCAGATGCTAGCAGCGCAGGAGGCTTTCCATGCTTCCTGATCTGGTGTATATTTAGATCCAGTTTTGGGATCTAAAAGCATAATCTCAAAAAAAAACTTTAGGAATCGGTTTAATTTAACCACTCCCAATGATAAATATGTCATGAATCATTGTAGGCACTTACAGTAGATGTAATGATGTTCTCCACACTGATGCCAACATACACCAGTCGATCTTTCCTGTtaggaaaaaaaaatgatatgtCTCATTAAAAGCCGGTATTTACTCTCTTGTACTGGCCAAATTTCCTTCTGATGCCATTCTGGCCACAGTGTAAAAATAATCTCACATCTACAAATGTGGGCTTTTGTGTTCTCTTCTTAACTTTGAATTCACTTAAACTGAACAGCTGAGCTGCAGTGAACGCATTATTACAGTGAAGACACTGCACATTGGTAACACACTAAGTGGGTAAGAGAAGGCATTCTGAAAGTTTTCGTCAACTGTTTACAACAAATTAAAGTTTTACTCATTGTTTTAGTACAAACATCTCTGACATAATTTCCTCTTTAATCACCTTCGTTCTGCTCGTTCTTTCTTTTTCAGGGCGGCATCCAGGGTTAGCAACTGTTCTTCGAGCCTGTCGCAAAGCTGCTTCTGTAAGAGAAATAAACAGCATCACTACCTAACTAACTACAGAAACCCGACAGCGCAATTTCAATCTGGAAATcgtgacatactgtatgtattcacTCACATGCTGGCAGGGGTGGCAAAACCATTCCCCATCTGGAATGATCATGAGCGGAGGCCGCAGACAGGCAGTGTGGTATCCGTTATCACAGGAATCACACAGGAGTATCTAAGAGGACAGAAATGAGAGATCAGAGACAGCACTACAAACACTGAAATGGTGAAACTGTGTTATGGAACACAGGTTTACCAGTTCTGGATGATTGGGAAGGCCACAGTGTTTGCAGGGGTCATCATTAGGAACATCATCATCTGATGAAGAGGTAGAGGAGTCAGAGCTGTTCCGCTCTCGGTTTTGGTTTCTCCTTCTCTTTCTGGTTTTCTCCACCTTGTAGTCTTCATCACTGTCATCTTCCTCAGTCtcctcttcctcgctctcctcatcataatcatcatcagaACCTTTTTTTTTACGTCTCATGCGAGACCACTGGGTCCGTCTTCGACGTCTCCCGCCCTGTTGTATAATACATAACTTTATAAATGGCTTCTAGTTTCAATTTCTTTTTAGGTTACAACAATCAATTACATTGCAACAAATAAACAAGGAACTGAATGGGTAACTAAATTATTCAATATCTGATTTTCCAGTAGTCAATTTTCCAATGAATATGTTAAGCACAATGGCCAATATAATTAACATTTAcatactaccagtcaaaagttagCACCcattatacatacataaatatacatatactaaTTAAGATAAAATTGATGTACAGTAATTAAATGGACATTTTACACAACCttctcaaatataaaaaaaaaaaaataaaattatatattatatatatatagtatatatatatatatataaatatacacacactgaccTCATGCAATgctattggtagattttggaaatgACAAGACGTAGATAACCTCAACATGCAAAATATTGGTCGGTCAATCAATCAGCCTTGTCGAACTgccttttaataaaatattaaaaataaaaaaggtacaaaccctttgttttgtttgaacaTCTGGGTCCGTTTTCCTCGGTTTCTTCTGTACAGGCTCCTCTTCCTCTTTTTCCTCCTCATTTTCCACCTTTTCCTTCTCCAACACTGGAGTAGGCTGCTTCCGCTCCGCCCTCCTGTCCTGAATCTCCACCACTTTAGCTGTGGGTCTGAAGATTCTGGGAGATCTTCTCAAGCATCTGCCTTCAGTCGTCTCTGACTCAGAGTCTCCCTTGGCCTCCTCTCTCAAGAGTTCTGCTTTCCGTCTGTGAGCTGGGATCTTGATTTTAAGACGTAAGCCTTCCATATTTTTCTTTCCTGCTTGTTCCTCTTCTGGCTTATCCTCATCCTTACCCTCCTGAGATTTGTTAGAAAGCCCTCTTAGACTTCTGGTCTCAATAGACTCACTCACTTTATGAACATAACCTGTCTTCGACTTTTTCGTGGAAGCCTTGATTTCCTCAGAAGTTGTGTCCatcttacattttttgtttgagAATGTGTCGTGATCTCGAGAAACATCAGATTCCTTTTTAtcttctcttttatttttaaatccttCCTCAATGACTGACTGAATTTCATCAGCTTTAGTGGTCTCTGAATCAACTTCCATTGGCTTATCCTTGTCCCCTTCCTCTGAATATGGATCCTTGTCAGGTTTCTTAAATCTGTTGGATTCATTGGGTTGATCTGTATCTTTACCTTCTTTAACTGATTCTTTAGTAACAGATATTGTGTTAGATTTTTTAGAGCTATTTGCTCTTTTGCTGGTGCCCACTTTCTCAACCTCATCTTTAGTAGTTTCAGATGTATCAGATGTTTCTTTACAAGCTGGTTTCTCTGTTGTTTTTGGTGTATTTACCCTACTGGTTGAATTAGAAACCAAAGAATTTTCAAGCTCCCCAGGTGTCAATTTAGGGGAGGTGGACCGCTTGTGTTCATGCACAGAAACTTCATCTTCAGAAGGTTTAGAGGCAGCAGCATCTCTGGTTGAGAGTTTGTCTCTCTGTATTTTAGCTTTCGAAACAATGGCAGCAGTTTTAGGTTCTGTATGATCAAGCTTTTTTTCTGTGGTTTTGTCAGCAGAGCGGTGATGAGGTTTAGTTTCTTCTGGACTTAATGCGTTCTGAGACTTTTCAGGGTCTGAATGTGGTTTGATTGTTTCATGGGTAGAGGACCCCTCCATTTTAGAGGGCTGGATCAGTTCCATCTCCATTGCAGTGGGAGATTTTTCTATCTCTTTAGAAGCAGATGTCATCAGTTGTGGTGGATCTTGTTTATCATGGTCTTTATTAGAGTCTTTGGGATATTTTTTACTTTCTTCTGGGAGATCTTTATTTGAATCTTCACTCAGACATTCTTTATTTGATGCTTCTTGTAGGGGTTCTATCTTTGACTCATCTTGAGGGAAATCTTTCTCTGAGTCTTTGTTTGGGAGATCTTTCTTTGACTTTTCCTTTGAGAGATATTTC
The sequence above is drawn from the Xyrauchen texanus isolate HMW12.3.18 chromosome 43, RBS_HiC_50CHRs, whole genome shotgun sequence genome and encodes:
- the LOC127636220 gene encoding remodeling and spacing factor 1-like isoform X1 — encoded protein: MSASEAAGGSSLGLCSSFAVICSFLERYGALLDLPEVSFPMLERSLQESSAVPKLLVDLHVKLLRKIGKSVSADRWEKNLIKICQEFNTTWAWELEKKGYQEMTVECKSGILKYLCECQFDDNVKFKNAVNEEDPDKMRLQPIGRDKDGLMYWFQLDQDHNVRVYVEEQDDLDGSSWKCIVKNREDLAQILGLLKTQIDPALLVKKDQEEGSSSKSPSPEDKENKKKEGADEEIKDEKSSDSSISENKDTKDALPTIKNSKVEEEQQKHSEKPNGDGVVTRPIKEEPQDEEKCKDSSTTSQNAELMDEIKRKTAEETQRSLKNDHQAKIPLKKREMKLSEDFDSSSVSGTVLVQNKPVAPVKDLQTCYDDTLSGDKINGHVPHPKQIESESQKGSKSLRKETTENDSVSLESCVSEESKEGKNQSEAEQTEEKINPNENRSSAEEQMEIGKPGESCAEFAEKKKEKSEASQLHKTTHVEQAYSTIIKQSEKKPGSEVEAKDKKSPNCESMNVKESNTTTPPERQKKYLSKEKSKKDLPNKDSEKDFPQDESKIEPLQEASNKECLSEDSNKDLPEESKKYPKDSNKDHDKQDPPQLMTSASKEIEKSPTAMEMELIQPSKMEGSSTHETIKPHSDPEKSQNALSPEETKPHHRSADKTTEKKLDHTEPKTAAIVSKAKIQRDKLSTRDAAASKPSEDEVSVHEHKRSTSPKLTPGELENSLVSNSTSRVNTPKTTEKPACKETSDTSETTKDEVEKVGTSKRANSSKKSNTISVTKESVKEGKDTDQPNESNRFKKPDKDPYSEEGDKDKPMEVDSETTKADEIQSVIEEGFKNKREDKKESDVSRDHDTFSNKKCKMDTTSEEIKASTKKSKTGYVHKVSESIETRSLRGLSNKSQEGKDEDKPEEEQAGKKNMEGLRLKIKIPAHRRKAELLREEAKGDSESETTEGRCLRRSPRIFRPTAKVVEIQDRRAERKQPTPVLEKEKVENEEEKEEEEPVQKKPRKTDPDVQTKQRGGRRRRRTQWSRMRRKKKGSDDDYDEESEEEETEEDDSDEDYKVEKTRKRRRNQNRERNSSDSSTSSSDDDVPNDDPCKHCGLPNHPELILLCDSCDNGYHTACLRPPLMIIPDGEWFCHPCQHKQLCDRLEEQLLTLDAALKKKERAERRKDRLVYVGISVENIITSTVEVDEEKEEVVVKEKKEVKKSKSWGRRSTRAKKYISYRFDEFDEAIEEAIEEDIKEAEGGGAGRGKDMANITGNRGKDISTILQEDGKENGRPRRPIACQKRKKRRRLNDLDSDSMADEEESEDEFHLSNSSEEEFVASDNDGESEAELPSQEDSDFGSNGDDPRTKPRRTANRSRSRRQPPRRRRKPRGYSDDEELETDEEEEEIVTEGSSEFSDSDLDVRCRRSHRSRKQQVNYCESSDSDGSQADTNKDRKKKQRRCLSSSDSEVNFQSADSDEEERKPKKTRADSSEEESRKQRRRLSLKRRRESEEDDDDDSDESEEEDRPVRKRVNRIDSDEDSEDEEEVKKSPAEKEPEEPITKEPSPLNYNLVDLPSTNGQSPMKSLEGLIPRPGVGAGPKNANPPSAVPMAPNGVELTPQDEDEDDLLGVTDLVDYVCNSEQL
- the LOC127636220 gene encoding remodeling and spacing factor 1-like isoform X2; translation: MSASEAAGGSSLGLCSSFAVICSFLERYGALLDLPEVSFPMLERSLQESSAVPKLLVDLHVKLLRKIGKSVSADRWEKNLIKICQEFNTTWAWELEKKGYQEMTVECKSGILKYLCECQFDDNVKFKNAVNEEDPDKMRLQPIGRDKDGLMYWFQLDQDHNVRVYVEEQDDLDGSSWKCIVKNREDLAQILGLLKTQIDPALLVKKDQEEGSSSKSPSPEDKENKKKEGADEIKDEKSSDSSISENKDTKDALPTIKNSKVEEEQQKHSEKPNGDGVVTRPIKEEPQDEEKCKDSSTTSQNAELMDEIKRKTAEETQRSLKNDHQAKIPLKKREMKLSEDFDSSSVSGTVLVQNKPVAPVKDLQTCYDDTLSGDKINGHVPHPKQIESESQKGSKSLRKETTENDSVSLESCVSEESKEGKNQSEAEQTEEKINPNENRSSAEEQMEIGKPGESCAEFAEKKKEKSEASQLHKTTHVEQAYSTIIKQSEKKPGSEVEAKDKKSPNCESMNVKESNTTTPPERQKKYLSKEKSKKDLPNKDSEKDFPQDESKIEPLQEASNKECLSEDSNKDLPEESKKYPKDSNKDHDKQDPPQLMTSASKEIEKSPTAMEMELIQPSKMEGSSTHETIKPHSDPEKSQNALSPEETKPHHRSADKTTEKKLDHTEPKTAAIVSKAKIQRDKLSTRDAAASKPSEDEVSVHEHKRSTSPKLTPGELENSLVSNSTSRVNTPKTTEKPACKETSDTSETTKDEVEKVGTSKRANSSKKSNTISVTKESVKEGKDTDQPNESNRFKKPDKDPYSEEGDKDKPMEVDSETTKADEIQSVIEEGFKNKREDKKESDVSRDHDTFSNKKCKMDTTSEEIKASTKKSKTGYVHKVSESIETRSLRGLSNKSQEGKDEDKPEEEQAGKKNMEGLRLKIKIPAHRRKAELLREEAKGDSESETTEGRCLRRSPRIFRPTAKVVEIQDRRAERKQPTPVLEKEKVENEEEKEEEEPVQKKPRKTDPDVQTKQRGGRRRRRTQWSRMRRKKKGSDDDYDEESEEEETEEDDSDEDYKVEKTRKRRRNQNRERNSSDSSTSSSDDDVPNDDPCKHCGLPNHPELILLCDSCDNGYHTACLRPPLMIIPDGEWFCHPCQHKQLCDRLEEQLLTLDAALKKKERAERRKDRLVYVGISVENIITSTVEVDEEKEEVVVKEKKEVKKSKSWGRRSTRAKKYISYRFDEFDEAIEEAIEEDIKEAEGGGAGRGKDMANITGNRGKDISTILQEDGKENGRPRRPIACQKRKKRRRLNDLDSDSMADEEESEDEFHLSNSSEEEFVASDNDGESEAELPSQEDSDFGSNGDDPRTKPRRTANRSRSRRQPPRRRRKPRGYSDDEELETDEEEEEIVTEGSSEFSDSDLDVRCRRSHRSRKQQVNYCESSDSDGSQADTNKDRKKKQRRCLSSSDSEVNFQSADSDEEERKPKKTRADSSEEESRKQRRRLSLKRRRESEEDDDDDSDESEEEDRPVRKRVNRIDSDEDSEDEEEVKKSPAEKEPEEPITKEPSPLNYNLVDLPSTNGQSPMKSLEGLIPRPGVGAGPKNANPPSAVPMAPNGVELTPQDEDEDDLLGVTDLVDYVCNSEQL